The Emys orbicularis isolate rEmyOrb1 chromosome 21, rEmyOrb1.hap1, whole genome shotgun sequence genome has a segment encoding these proteins:
- the C21H19orf85 gene encoding uncharacterized protein C19orf85 homolog: MQRGGRLSLSFLPPQQVALYGRGRDLFTFVTMASSHMMRTLQRPRKSRPGKRRVNHRRFLHNQISRQFADIEASTHRLASSILAQESPKDPAPPAEPRRPGPEPPAPAASSFLGVAEAFVAPEPGPGWGLSVASLTPDPGDFFDPITGPEDPGLPPSWAPITHNLLEPSQCPLSWDPLPTLGTDGAPLWAPDPPGYLPPISPGYPVGVAPGGW; the protein is encoded by the exons ATGCAGCGGGGCGGGCGCCTATCCCTGagcttcctgcccccccagcaggtGGCACTCTACGGGCGCGGCCGGGATCTCTTCACCTTCGTCACCATGGCCTCGTCCCACATGATGCGGACGCTGCAGAGACCCCGCAAAAGCCGCCCTGGCAAGCGGCGGGTGAACCACCGCCGGTTCCTGCACAACCAGATCAGCAG gcAATTTGCTGACATCGAAGCCTCCACGCACCGCCTGGCCTCCTCCATCCTGGCCCAGGAGTCCCCAAAGGACCCTGCGCCCCCCGCAGAACCCCGGCGTCCTGGCCCAGAGCCTCCCGCCCCAGCTGCCAGCTCCTTCCTGGGCGTGGCCGAGGCCTTCGTGGCCCCAGAACCGGGGCCTGGCTGGGGCCTGAGCGTGGCCTCCCTGACCCCTGACCCCGGCGACTTCTTTGACCCCATCACCGGCCCGGAAGATCCGGGGCTgccccccagctgggccccaATTACCCACAACCTCCTGGAGCCTAGCCAGtgtcccctctcctgggaccccctgcccaccctgggcACGGACGGTGCCCCCCTCTGGGCCCCAGATCCCCCGGGctacctgccccccatctccccggGGTACCCTGTTGGAGTGGCGCCAGGGGGGTGGTAA
- the LOC135893028 gene encoding uncharacterized protein LOC135893028, producing MSVPEGSDTHHPLNLSERFAKLSWSPTLGGTWVQIAIIKKGKSNLVDSSFAGHISVSNRWFIVTNASKAIAGNLKIVNEMNDSKCLASIHLNVTEPAPTSALVSQVALLSNGMAAGEPGSQSSHIVAVVVGTVVAFLVLVLALRPWQRNKKACCRDWFRSCLGFRARAAPSQQAGDANPMQELAEMTQPEDASSGDRSAVMSGKLLGSAEMLNTAGLESGEE from the exons ATGTCCGTGCCTGAGGGTAGTGACACGCACCACCCCCTTAACCTCTCGGAGCGCTTTGCCAAGCTGTCCTGGTCCCCCACTTTGGGTGGGACATGGGTGCAGATAGCCatcatcaagaaagggaaatCAAACCTGGTCGACAGCTCCTTTGCTGGGCACATCTCTGTGTCCAACAGATGGTTCATCGTGACGAACGCCAGCAAAGCCATTGCAGGGAATTTGAAGATTGTGAATGAGATGAATGATAGCAAGTGTCTGGCTTCCATCCATCTGAATGTAACAG AGCCTGCGCCAACCTCAGCTCTGGTCTCCCAGGTGGCCCTGCTCAGCAACGGGATGGCAGCAGGGG AGCCCGGATCTCAGTCCAGCCATATTGTAGCGGTGGTGGTGGGGACAGTGGTGGCCTTTCTGGTGTTGGTGTTGGCACTGAGGCCATGGCAGAGAAATAAGAAAGCTTGCTGCAGAGACTGGTTCCGCAGCTGTCTTGGCTTCCGTGCCAGAGCCGCCCCGTCCCAGCAGGCCGGCGACGCAAACCCCATGCAGGAGCTGGCAGAGATGACGCAGCCGGAGGATGCCAGCAGTGGGGACCGGTCAGCCGTGATGAGTGGGAAACTTCTCGGCAGCGCTGAAATGCTAAACACTGCGGGACTGGAGAGTGGGGAGGAATGA
- the LOC135893025 gene encoding urotensin-2 receptor-like, whose translation MDPPSNLSSPSNGSLVGGLPEAVGLSLLGAAGAAGNLYTLAVARAGAVPSPLHVHIIHLALADLLYLAGVPFVVHNGLARDWHFGEAGCRALLSLDLLTMHASIFLLTLLSTERCRAVRRPFRAARCSPARRRALAGAAWAAAFVLALPMMLMVRQEERAAGDGRVRRLCVPTWHEAQYKTYLTVLFGTSMVGPGLALGYLYGRLARAYWLSQTRGVLGPRRGPKQRVFLLVFLIVMAFWACFLPFWVWQLVPLYSPGTAARLPVATEIYINHLVTCLTYSNSCINPFLYTLLTHSYRNYRRARRAGRRAVPRARDAGR comes from the coding sequence ATGGACCCCCCCTCCAACCTGTCATCCCCCTCCAACGGCTCGCTGGTGGGTGGGCTGCCGGAGGCGGTGGGGCTGAGCCTGCTGGGGGCGGCCGGGGCGGCAGGGAACCTGTACACGCTGGCGGTGGCACGGGCCGGGGCCGTCCCCTCCCCGCTCCACGTCCACATCATCCACCTGGCGCTGGCCGACCTGCTGTACCTGGCCGGGGTGCCCTTCGTCGTGCACAATGGGCTGGCGCGGGACTGGCACTTCGGCGAGGCCGGCTGCcgggccctgctcagcctggacCTGCTCACTATGCACGCCAGTATCTTCCTGCTCACCCTGCTGAGCACCGAGCGGTGCCGGGCCGTGCGGCGCCCCTTCCGGGCCGCCCGCTGCTCCCCCGCCCGCCGCCGGGCCCTGGCCGGGGCCGCCTGGGCCGCCGCCTTCGTCCTGGCGCTGCCCATGATGCTGATGGTGCGGCAGGAGGAGCGGGCGGCGGGCGACGGCCGGGTGCGGCGGCTGTGCGTGCCCACCTGGCACGAGGCCCAGTACAAAACCTACCTGACCGTGCTCTTCGGCACCAGCATGGTGGGGCCCGGGCTGGCGCTCGGGTACCTCTACGGGCGGCTGGCCCGGGCCTACTGGCTCTCGCAGACCCGGGGGGTGCTGGGCCCCCGGCGGGGGCCGAAGCAGCGGGTCTTCCTCCTCGTTTTCCTCATCGTCATGGCCTTCTGGGCCTGCTTCCTGCCCTTCTGGGTCTGGCAGCTGGTACCTCTCTACAGcccaggcacggccgcccgcctGCCCGTGGCCACCGAGATCTACATCAACCACCTGGTCACCTGCCTGACCTACAGCAACAGCTGCATCAACCCCTTCCTCTACACGCTGCTGACCCACAGCTACCGCAACTACCGCCGGGCGCGACGGGCCGGGCGCAGGGCAGTGCCGCGGGCACGGGATGCGGGGCGCTGA